Genomic segment of Candidatus Deferrimicrobiaceae bacterium:
TGAAGCGATCATCCCGCACAGGAACGCCACTTCCATCGAGTGGGTGTAGATGTTCTGCCCGTAGGAAGTGCGGTATTTCAGCTTCCCGATCAGCTTGACAAGCTCCGGGTGGATCCCGTGAAGGCCGAGATCGAAGAGTGCCTGCTCGCCGGACTCCCGAACCGTCTCCTCGACTTCCTTGGTGACTTTCTCGACCGTCTCCTCGATGCGGGCCGGATGAATCCGTCCGTCCTGGACGAGGCGCGACAGCGCAATCCGGGCGACTTCGCGCCGTACGGGATTGAACCCGGAGAGAATGACCGCTTCGGGCGTATCGTCGATGATGATATCGATGCCCGTGGCCGCCTCGAATGCCCGGATATTTCTCCCTTCCCGGCCGATGATGCGCCCCTTCATTTCTTCGGAGGGGAGAGGAACCGCCGTTACGACATGCTCGGCCACGTAATCGGCCGCATACCGCTGGACCGACATGGCGATTATCTTTCGGGCCTTCTGGAGGGCTTCTTCCTTGAACTCGTCGTCCATCACACGAATCTTCCGTCCAGCCTCAAGGCGCGCCTCGCTGGAAACCTGCTCGACGAGCTCGGCCTTCGCCTGCTCTGCGCTGATACCTGCGATCCGCTCGAGATTTTCGTTGGCCCGACCCATGGCTTCCTTGACATCGGCCTGCCCCTTTTCGAGGTCGCGGGTCTTTTCGGAGAGCTCCTGCTCCTTGCGCGTGTAATCGGCGGACCGGGTTTCGAGCGCTTCCGTCTTGCGGTCGAGCTGGTCTTCCTTTTGGAGGAGCCGTTTCTCGAGTTGCCCGATCTCGTTTTTCCGGTCGCGGGTCTCACGCTCGAAGTCGAGCTTCATCTGGAGCTGGTGATCCTTGGCCTGAAGCGCCGCTTCCTTGACGATGTTCTCGGCTTCCTTACGGGCGTTCTGCAGCAGCTCCTCTGCCTTGGAGGATTCGACTACCGCGTTATTCTCGTTGATCCGGTTCCTGGCTCTGAGCGACACGACCATGACACCCAGGATAATGGCGACCACGGCCAGCAAAACGATGGCAATAATACTGATATCGATATTCAATTGAGACCTCCTGGGTGGAGCATCTATTTGCAAGTGCGTGGAGAATTGGCCGAAAAAGACGTTCTGATCACGAGTTCTTCGGTCACCACGCCATCCATCAGAACATCCCACGGATCATGGGGAACTTCGGGAACGATCTGCCAGGAAAAAGCCAACCCGACAACTTCTTTCGAGACGGGCCTTGCAAGGAACCTGTCGTAATAACCGGCCCCTCGCCCAAGACGATTCCCGCTAGCGTCGAACGCCAGACCGGGAACCACGACCAGGTCGAAACCCTCGTCCTTGCAACGCCTTTCCGGTTTGCCATCGGGGGCGGGTATACCGAACCTGTCCCGGACCAACGCCCCCTCCCCTTCGACAAGAAAGAAAGACATCTCTCCGTCGGGAAGTATCCGGGGGTAATAGACCAAGCCGCCCTCGGCCCGGACGGATTCCGCGATCACGCGGGTCCCGACCTCGCCGGGCATCCCCGCGTAAAGGGCCACGGCCATTCCCGCCCTCGGCGGATAGACGGCAAGCAATCGCGCCTGTGCACGGAGGCTCCGCTCGGCCAGATCGAGATCGGAGATCGACTTCGGCCAGCTCGCGGCAATCTTCTTGCGAAGCAGCGCCTTACGCCCATTTTCGGGCATCGGAACCTTTCTTGTTGACCATCGTCGGGGGATACAACGGGAAGCGAAGCCATCTGAACAACGGCGAACCGCAGGACCCGGCGCAAGGCCGAACCATCGCGGAAAAAGAGCTATTCGAATTCAGAAAATACTATTCGCCTGATCGTCGTTAAAGACGGTTCCGTTGCCCGAATCTATATCTAACGGCCTGGAAGCCGTGAAAACCGGCCGGTCGGAGCAGCCCCTGCTCCAGTGCGGTTTCGGCGTTTGAGTTGAACCTGGTGTTGACCAGGTGGGCTCTCTGCGGGCGCTTTCAGGCTTCCCCTTCGAGGGGGCATGCACAAGGGCGCACGGAAGAGATCCCGTTCTTTGAGAGTTGGCTCAAACTCTCCCGCCGATCTCCGGCACAGCAGGGGCTCCCTGCCTGATCAAATCATGGATCGAGCGCTTGTTGCAATACATCGAGAAGGTTTTTTTCGGCCGCCTCATCCCGGCCCTTCCGGCTTTCGACCAATTTCTTCAACTCGAGAACTTCATCGGCCATGGTGATCGCCGCAAGAAGGATCACGTTGAGATAGTTGGTCGTGGAGCCGCCCTTCTGGATTTCTTGGACCCTTTCGTTGACCATCGCTCCCAACCGCTCCAGATGGTCCTGGGAACGGTCGGACATGATGGTCAGCGTGTAGCCGGCAATGCACAAATCGACCCGGTTCGACATATCACGCTGTTTCCATTATACAGCGTATGCTTTATATCTCAATGGTTTCGAGTCGTGAGAGCAACTTGTCGACCCGCCCCTTTACGTCGGTCTTCTCCTGGTTCAGCTCGGCGATCTTCCTAGCCAGCTCCTGGATCTCGCTGTTCTTCGCTTCGAGCTGGGCCGACAATGCCTCTTTTTCGGTTTTAAGCGACTTGACGAGCGTCGCGAGGTCTCCGATCCGTTTTTCGATCAGTTCGAATGCTTCATCGCTCACGATCATTTTCTTCTCCTTGCAGGACGTTTTCATCTGGTATGGATAGATGAGGATAACTCTTTTTGGGACTGCCGAACAGCCTCAACGCGCCCCACACTGCTAATCCAGCATCTGGAGGACATTGTATGCGATCGACTTCGCATGGGACGCGATGACCTTCCATGACGCCAGGATGTCAAGATGCGCGGCGCTGGTTTCCAGCGATTCCGGGGTGCCTTTTTGAAGCCGGAATATGTGCGCAAGCCGAAGCTCGCGCTCCTTGTTGCTGATCCGTTTTTTCTGCTCGATGACGTTTTGGGCAGCCTTGCGATCGCGCGTCACGAAAGCCGAGATCGCCTCCCGGAACATGGCGCCGACATCGCGCAGAAAGTCACTGAGCTCTTTCTCGCCGTCGGGCGAAAATCGTTGCTTGTTCTTTTCCATGCGACTGACATGTTCGGCGAGCGTCTTGTCGATGGAATCGGCGATGGTCTCGAGGTCGGAGACGATCGATATGTAGGCGACCGCCTGACGTGTCTGGTCGGGATCCAGAGCCCCCTCGCCGAGTTGGGAGAGGAATTTCTTGATCTCTCGCGACAGGAGTTCGATGTCGTTCCCGATGTGCCGGATTTTTTCGGAAAATTCCTCGCTCTGCCCATGAATCGCTTTGACCGACAGGTCTAGCATCTCCTGAACCATGTCGGCCATCCGCAAGATCTCCCGCGCGGCTTGCCCCAGCGCCGCTCCCGTGACCGGAAGGTGTTCCGTGTCGAGATAGACGGCCTGCCCCCGGGGAGCCGTTGCGCTCTCGTCGGGAAACCATCGGGTCAGCCATCTTGAAAGCATCGGCCCTAGCGGGAAATAAACCAGTGCGAGCATCAGGTTGAACAGGGTGTGGGCATTCGCGACAACGCGGGATGGATCGGAGGAGACCGATACCAGGATAAACTTGGCGACGGGAAAAAACGGGAGGAACAACAGGGCGCCGCTCGTCTTCATCAGCATATGCCCCCAGGCGATCCGCCTGCCTCCGGACGCCAGCCCGGATGCCGCCACGAATGCGATCGAAGCGGCGCCGACGTTAGCGCCGAGCACCAGCGGGAGGACAGCCGGGAGGCCTAGCATCCCCTTCTGGACAAAAGCGATGAGCAGGATCATGACGGCGGTTCCGCTCTGGAAGACGACGCTCAACCCGATT
This window contains:
- the rny gene encoding ribonuclease Y; the protein is MNIDISIIAIVLLAVVAIILGVMVVSLRARNRINENNAVVESSKAEELLQNARKEAENIVKEAALQAKDHQLQMKLDFERETRDRKNEIGQLEKRLLQKEDQLDRKTEALETRSADYTRKEQELSEKTRDLEKGQADVKEAMGRANENLERIAGISAEQAKAELVEQVSSEARLEAGRKIRVMDDEFKEEALQKARKIIAMSVQRYAADYVAEHVVTAVPLPSEEMKGRIIGREGRNIRAFEAATGIDIIIDDTPEAVILSGFNPVRREVARIALSRLVQDGRIHPARIEETVEKVTKEVEETVRESGEQALFDLGLHGIHPELVKLIGKLKYRTSYGQNIYTHSMEVAFLCGMIASELGLNPKIAKRAGLLHDIGKAVDHEVEGPHALIGADLAKKYGEAPRIVHAIAAHHEDESPNDIMPILVQAADALSGARPGARREMLANYLKRLEDLERIAKSFPGVEKSYAIQAGREVRIIVDYQKITDDAATMLARDIARKVESELSYPGQIRVTVIRETRAVDYAK
- a CDS encoding 5-formyltetrahydrofolate cyclo-ligase, which gives rise to MPENGRKALLRKKIAASWPKSISDLDLAERSLRAQARLLAVYPPRAGMAVALYAGMPGEVGTRVIAESVRAEGGLVYYPRILPDGEMSFFLVEGEGALVRDRFGIPAPDGKPERRCKDEGFDLVVVPGLAFDASGNRLGRGAGYYDRFLARPVSKEVVGLAFSWQIVPEVPHDPWDVLMDGVVTEELVIRTSFSANSPRTCK
- a CDS encoding cell division protein ZapA; the encoded protein is MSNRVDLCIAGYTLTIMSDRSQDHLERLGAMVNERVQEIQKGGSTTNYLNVILLAAITMADEVLELKKLVESRKGRDEAAEKNLLDVLQQALDP
- the zapB gene encoding cell division protein ZapB; amino-acid sequence: MSDEAFELIEKRIGDLATLVKSLKTEKEALSAQLEAKNSEIQELARKIAELNQEKTDVKGRVDKLLSRLETIEI
- a CDS encoding Na/Pi cotransporter family protein produces the protein MIDTLFLQVLGAICILLYGVRLTGQGFEFALGSHLRTALSDPASGRIGSFAAGAAGTVLLQSSGAVVTLLVSFSEIATLPLVQSLAVILGADLGSTLTIQLLSFRIYQFALPVISLGVLIILTASKAQLKAVGQGVLGFGFILLALRFLSEAASGMGQIESLRFLMSDLAEAPLLAFAWGIGLSVVFQSGTAVMILLIAFVQKGMLGLPAVLPLVLGANVGAASIAFVAASGLASGGRRIAWGHMLMKTSGALLFLPFFPVAKFILVSVSSDPSRVVANAHTLFNLMLALVYFPLGPMLSRWLTRWFPDESATAPRGQAVYLDTEHLPVTGAALGQAAREILRMADMVQEMLDLSVKAIHGQSEEFSEKIRHIGNDIELLSREIKKFLSQLGEGALDPDQTRQAVAYISIVSDLETIADSIDKTLAEHVSRMEKNKQRFSPDGEKELSDFLRDVGAMFREAISAFVTRDRKAAQNVIEQKKRISNKERELRLAHIFRLQKGTPESLETSAAHLDILASWKVIASHAKSIAYNVLQMLD